The following are encoded in a window of Candidatus Eisenbacteria bacterium genomic DNA:
- a CDS encoding PAS domain S-box protein, which yields MGPSTGRYLAARAALGGAVAAILALPAARAPQGLPLSVLTLVLVTSASGLLLLRFRPGWGRHILAATLGLDLAVESLLVGSTGAGRSPFVLLFSLSVAASGLFFGLLGSMGVAAGAVGGYWWGIVETGEPIAWAPLLTSFFLLFLGFLAGMLGRRIAVKSREVDRVRGELERVLLDAETIVASIGTPLLCLDRAGTVRRANRALAALLGADDLEGRSFSEIGVSPRLRPLVGFIEETKAADRDACREILLPASSGSPEVPVEVLVSCVRDRSGLSQGLVLLLRDLTSRKREEAEQARRERLACIGELSGHLAHEIRNTLKPVVGSIELLAGEIPLQGTAGELLEIILKESESLESFLTDFLSYTRDKSLTIEDVDLDDLLGSEVAAVRMHPARRPDVVVRAGGGAPGASVQTDRAMLSAALRNLLINALEATQAGRVEVSWSVEGERLEIAVSDTGVGLPDGDPEALFEPFCSHKPGGTGLGLSIARRLARRLGGDVILEPRAGGGARARLALPHASVGLKAA from the coding sequence GTGGGGCCTTCGACGGGGAGATACCTCGCCGCGCGGGCGGCCCTGGGCGGCGCGGTCGCGGCGATTCTCGCCCTTCCTGCCGCGCGGGCGCCGCAAGGCCTGCCGCTCTCGGTCCTCACGCTGGTGCTGGTCACGAGCGCCTCGGGGCTGCTCCTCCTGCGGTTCAGGCCGGGATGGGGGCGGCACATCCTCGCCGCCACGCTGGGACTGGACCTCGCGGTGGAGTCCCTCCTGGTCGGCTCGACCGGCGCGGGGCGGAGCCCCTTCGTCCTGCTCTTCAGTCTCTCGGTGGCGGCCTCGGGCCTCTTCTTCGGCCTCTTGGGAAGCATGGGCGTCGCCGCGGGCGCCGTGGGCGGTTACTGGTGGGGGATCGTTGAAACCGGGGAGCCGATCGCGTGGGCGCCTCTGCTGACGAGCTTCTTCCTCCTCTTCCTCGGCTTCCTCGCGGGAATGCTGGGTCGCAGGATCGCCGTCAAGAGCAGGGAGGTCGATCGCGTTCGCGGGGAGCTGGAGAGAGTCCTCCTCGACGCCGAGACGATCGTCGCGAGCATCGGCACGCCCCTGCTCTGTCTTGATCGAGCGGGAACCGTCAGAAGGGCGAATCGGGCGCTGGCCGCGCTACTCGGGGCCGATGACCTGGAGGGGAGGAGCTTCTCGGAGATCGGCGTCTCTCCCCGCCTCCGTCCCCTGGTGGGGTTCATCGAGGAGACGAAGGCTGCGGACCGGGATGCCTGCCGCGAGATCCTTCTGCCCGCCTCGAGCGGATCGCCGGAGGTCCCGGTCGAGGTTCTCGTCTCGTGCGTCAGGGATCGCTCAGGACTCTCGCAAGGGCTTGTCCTGCTGCTCCGCGACCTCACCAGCCGAAAGAGGGAGGAGGCGGAGCAGGCGCGCAGGGAGAGGCTCGCATGCATCGGAGAGCTCTCGGGGCATCTCGCCCACGAGATCCGGAACACGCTGAAGCCCGTTGTCGGCTCGATCGAGCTCCTGGCGGGGGAAATCCCCCTTCAGGGGACCGCGGGGGAGTTGTTGGAGATCATCCTCAAGGAATCCGAATCGCTCGAGAGCTTCCTGACGGATTTCCTCTCCTATACACGAGACAAAAGCCTAACGATCGAGGATGTCGATCTCGATGACCTCCTTGGATCCGAGGTGGCCGCGGTCCGCATGCATCCCGCGCGGCGACCCGACGTCGTTGTGCGGGCCGGAGGGGGGGCGCCCGGCGCGAGCGTGCAGACCGATCGAGCGATGCTGTCGGCTGCGCTCCGGAACCTCCTTATCAACGCTCTCGAGGCGACCCAGGCGGGGCGTGTGGAAGTGAGCTGGTCGGTGGAAGGAGAGAGGCTCGAGATCGCCGTCTCAGACACGGGCGTGGGGCTGCCCGACGGAGACCCTGAAGCGCTCTTCGAGCCTTTCTGCTCCCACAAGCCCGGCGGGACGGGACTCGGGCTCTCGATCGCACGGCGGCTGGCGCGGCGGCTCGGGGGAGACGTGATCCTCGAGCCTAGAGCTGGCGGGGGAGCGCGGGCTAGGTTGGCGCTTCCACACGCCTCTGTCGGGTTGAAGGCGGCGTGA
- a CDS encoding type II secretion system F family protein, with protein MPVYAYKGKTTSGEELSGELTFNSRDEAVAHLRRKRVIAHYIREKPKKAALSLKLGGGRVKTREVVLFTRQFATMVNAGLPLVQCLDILSKQAEGAVFRNVIASVMHDVEGGATLAEALGRKPRVFDSLFVNMVDAGEAGGILDGILQRLAGYLEAAENLRRKVKSAMTYPTVVLTVAVGATAFMLLFIIPTFARIFKDFGGELPLPTRIVMMLSVFLKSYWWALGGGIVLLIMAIRRYYRTSSGRMRIDRFLLRVPVMGDVLRKASIARFTRTLGTMIASGVPILTALEITARTAGNKVIEEAILATKGSIGQGETISAPLRESKVFPPMVVQMIAVGEETGALDKMLEKIAAFYDEEVSVAVDTLTSVIEPILIVFMGVLVGGMVVAMYLPMFKLINVVAGSGN; from the coding sequence GTGCCGGTCTATGCATACAAGGGGAAGACGACCTCGGGCGAGGAGCTTTCGGGTGAGCTGACCTTCAACAGCCGCGACGAGGCCGTCGCGCACCTCCGCCGCAAGAGGGTCATCGCGCACTACATCCGGGAGAAGCCCAAGAAGGCGGCGCTCTCGCTCAAGCTGGGCGGCGGACGCGTCAAGACGCGAGAGGTAGTCCTCTTCACCCGGCAGTTCGCCACCATGGTGAACGCCGGACTCCCGCTCGTGCAATGTCTCGACATCCTCTCGAAGCAGGCTGAAGGGGCCGTCTTCCGGAACGTGATCGCATCGGTGATGCACGACGTAGAGGGGGGAGCGACCCTGGCCGAAGCCCTGGGGCGCAAGCCGCGCGTCTTCGACAGCCTCTTCGTCAACATGGTCGACGCGGGCGAGGCGGGCGGCATCCTGGACGGCATCCTGCAGCGTCTCGCCGGCTACCTCGAGGCCGCGGAGAATCTGAGGCGGAAGGTCAAGAGCGCCATGACCTACCCGACCGTGGTGCTGACCGTGGCGGTCGGCGCGACAGCCTTCATGCTCCTCTTCATCATCCCGACCTTCGCGCGGATCTTCAAGGACTTCGGGGGCGAGCTGCCGCTGCCCACGCGCATCGTCATGATGCTCTCGGTCTTCCTCAAGAGCTACTGGTGGGCGCTCGGCGGCGGGATCGTCCTCCTGATCATGGCGATCCGCCGCTACTACCGCACCTCTTCCGGACGGATGAGGATCGACCGTTTTCTCCTGCGCGTTCCGGTCATGGGCGACGTTCTTCGCAAAGCCTCGATCGCCCGATTCACCCGGACGCTGGGGACGATGATCGCCTCGGGAGTCCCGATTCTGACCGCCCTTGAGATCACCGCGCGGACCGCGGGGAACAAGGTCATCGAGGAGGCGATCCTCGCGACGAAAGGCTCGATCGGGCAGGGCGAGACGATCTCGGCTCCGCTGCGCGAGTCCAAGGTCTTCCCGCCGATGGTCGTGCAGATGATCGCCGTCGGGGAGGAGACGGGGGCGCTCGACAAGATGCTCGAGAAGATCGCCGCCTTCTATGACGAGGAGGTGAGCGTCGCGGTGGACACGCTGACGTCCGTCATCGAGCCCATCCTGATCGTCTTCATGGGCGTGCTGGTCGGCGGAATGGTCGTCGCGATGTACCTGCCGATGTTCAAGCTGATCAACGTGGTCGCCGGCTCCGGGAACTAG
- a CDS encoding type IV pilus twitching motility protein PilT, producing MLTLHTLLEEMIEKNASDLHLTAAVPPQLRIDGEIIPTVHEPLNPETCEALIYSVLRDDQKKRFEMNKELDLSFGIQGLARFRVNVFLQRGVTCAAIRRIPYQIPDFDYLGLPPVVRTFAELPNGLILVTGPTGSGKSTTLAALIDRINSTRPGHIITIEDPIEYIHPHKRSIVNQREVNSDTRSFVDALKYVLRQDPDVILIGEMRDLETMEAALTIAETGHLVFATLHTNSTFESINRIVDVFPANQQRQVLSQLAFVLKGVVTQQLIPRARGGGRVNVSEVLVCTPAVSAVIREGKTHQIYTLMQAGQKFGMQTMNQGLFAAYIQRRITLESALGHSSNILELEQMVQKSDPTYRPQSVGLTSR from the coding sequence ATGCTGACGCTGCACACGCTCCTCGAGGAGATGATCGAGAAGAACGCCTCCGACCTGCACCTGACCGCGGCGGTCCCGCCTCAGCTCCGGATCGACGGCGAGATCATCCCCACCGTCCACGAGCCGCTGAACCCGGAGACGTGCGAGGCGCTGATCTACAGCGTTCTGCGCGACGATCAGAAGAAGCGCTTCGAGATGAACAAGGAGCTCGATCTCTCCTTCGGGATCCAGGGACTCGCCCGCTTCAGGGTGAACGTGTTTCTGCAAAGGGGTGTGACCTGCGCCGCCATCCGCAGGATCCCCTATCAGATTCCCGACTTCGACTACCTCGGCCTCCCGCCGGTCGTCCGCACGTTCGCGGAGCTGCCGAACGGCCTCATCCTGGTCACCGGTCCCACCGGAAGCGGGAAATCCACCACGCTCGCCGCTCTCATCGACAGGATCAACTCCACGCGGCCGGGCCACATCATCACGATCGAGGATCCGATCGAGTACATCCACCCGCACAAGCGGTCGATCGTCAATCAGCGCGAGGTGAACTCGGACACGAGGAGCTTTGTCGACGCGCTGAAATACGTCTTGAGGCAGGACCCGGACGTCATCCTGATCGGAGAGATGCGCGACCTCGAGACCATGGAGGCCGCCCTCACGATCGCGGAGACGGGCCATCTCGTCTTCGCCACGCTGCACACGAACTCGACCTTCGAGTCGATCAACCGGATCGTGGACGTCTTCCCCGCGAACCAGCAGAGGCAGGTGCTCTCGCAGCTCGCCTTCGTCCTGAAGGGTGTGGTCACGCAGCAGTTGATCCCGCGCGCCCGAGGCGGAGGGCGAGTGAACGTGAGCGAGGTTCTGGTCTGCACGCCGGCAGTCTCCGCCGTCATCCGGGAAGGCAAGACGCACCAGATCTACACGCTGATGCAGGCGGGGCAGAAGTTCGGAATGCAGACCATGAATCAGGGCCTCTTCGCCGCCTACATCCAACGCAGGATCACATTGGAGAGCGCGCTCGGTCACAGCTCCAACATCCTGGAGTTGGAGCAGATGGTCCAGAAGTCAGACCCGACCTATCGGCCGCAGAGTGTCGGGCTCACTTCGCGGTAG